Sequence from the Blastocatellia bacterium genome:
TTATCTCGCCCGCCCCCTGCTCCAACATGTTGTTGTTGGCGAGCGGCTGCGCCGTGTACATCAGAATCATCTTGACGAGGTTCGGCGTGAGACGCGGGTTCGCTTGCAGCATCAGTGCGGCCGCGCCGGCCGCGACGGGCGTCGCCATCGAAGAGCCGTTCAGGTACATCATCCGACGCTTGTCGGAGTTACTCACTCCCGCGTCGAGCGACGGGTATGTCGCTAGCAGATAGTTATCGACGGCCGCCGCGTCGATGATTTTGTTTCCGGGCGCGACTATGTCGGGCTTGATGAGGTTGTCGTGATGCTTGACGCCGAGCAGGTCCGTGCGTCCGCCGCGCGTGGGGCCGCGCGAACTGTAACTCGCCACGGTGTCGTCGGAGCGCGCGTCGGTGCCGAAGGTGTTCGCCGCCCCGACCGTTATCGCCGAGGGCTCTACGCCCGGCGAGTGAATGGCGCCGTAGACCTTCTGCCCCGCCGAGTCCTTGCCGAGATTGCCCGCGGCGGCCACGACGACCACGCCCGCGTCGACGAGCTTGCGAACCGCGCGGCAGACGGGGTCGTCCTTGTACGACTCGACCGCCGCCGTGCCTAAACTCATGTTGACGACGCGAATGTTATAGAGCGCGCGATTCTGCAAGACCCATTCGAGCGCGCTCAGAATGTTCGAGACGCGGCCCGTGCCCTGCGCGCCCAGCACGCGAAGGTTGATTATGTTCGCGTCGGGCGCGATGCCGATGTATGAGCCGTTCGAGATGCGGCCGTTGCCCGCCGCGATTGATGCGACGTGCGTGCCGTGGCCGTAAGGGTCGTCCGTGCGCCCCTCGCCCGTGAAGTCTTTGCTGTAGACGACGCGAAGGAAGTTGCTTCGCTCGTCGCGGAAGGCTATGTGGCCCGCGTCTATCCCTGAGTCGAGGACGGCGATGCCGACGCCGTTTCCGTCGAGGTTCGGGAGACTGCCGGGAGCGTCGCGAACGGTGTCCGTGCCTGTCGTGTATGAGACGTGGCCGAAGGAGACCGTCTCGCGGTCGAGCGAGACGAAGCGCACGCCCTTCTGCTCGGAGAGTTGTTCGACGAGACGCGCGGGGAGTTCGACGACGCGCGCGCCGACCGAAGCTAGTTGGCCGTCCGTCTTAACGTCGCGGCGTCTGAGGAGCGAGGCGAGCGCCGCGTCCGCCGCGCCGCCCGTTTGAAGTATCACGCGCACGC
This genomic interval carries:
- a CDS encoding S8 family serine peptidase, which encodes GIKLKRAPLVAVKRDAQARQPESRLSPDLLELARDPGARNERVRVILQTGGAADAALASLLRRRDVKTDGQLASVGARVVELPARLVEQLSEQKGVRFVSLDRETVSFGHVSYTTGTDTVRDAPGSLPNLDGNGVGIAVLDSGIDAGHIAFRDERSNFLRVVYSKDFTGEGRTDDPYGHGTHVASIAAGNGRISNGSYIGIAPDANIINLRVLGAQGTGRVSNILSALEWVLQNRALYNIRVVNMSLGTAAVESYKDDPVCRAVRKLVDAGVVVVAAAGNLGKDSAGQKVYGAIHSPGVEPSAITVGAANTFGTDARSDDTVASYSSRGPTRGGRTDLLGVKHHDNLIKPDIVAPGNKIIDAAAVDNYLLATYPSLDAGVSNSDKRRMMYLNGSSMATPVAAGAAALMLQANPRLTPNLVKMILMYTAQPLANNNMLEQGAGEINVEGAVRLARLVRTDLSPLTPVGAPLLAGAAPSQQSTIAGETFAWSRGVVLGYGYATGQELITAYQKIYGLGVLVTDGVLVTDGVLVTDGVLVTDRTMLSNGVLVTDSVAFSNGGVMGSGSVYISSGVLVTDQFFTGDGVLVTDNILAADSAQAMSATTKGDATSYSPPVPDACDDCVNRKVGRLNY